Proteins co-encoded in one Vidua chalybeata isolate OUT-0048 chromosome 18, bVidCha1 merged haplotype, whole genome shotgun sequence genomic window:
- the GSTT2B gene encoding glutathione S-transferase theta-2B yields the protein MGLELYLDLLSQPCRALYIFARSNNIPFEFKRVQLAKGQHKTEEFRKVNVLMKVPALRDGSFTLAESIAILLYLVQKFKTPDHWYPSDLQKRARVDEYLSWQHVNIRAKGSKLFLTKVLLPLITGQPLPPEKLEFVTEELNVALKQFEEKFLQDKPFIAGSEVSLADLVALVELMQPVCAGYDLFEERPKLKEWRRRVEEAVGKQLFQEAHEEIMNVKNLTADHFAPELMENFKQQLLKQN from the exons atggggctggagctgtaccTGGACCTGCTCTCGCAGCCCTGCCGGGCGCTCTACATCTTCGCCCGGAGCAACAACATCCCCTTCGAGTTCAAGCGGGTGCAGCTGGCTAAGg GGCAGCACAAGACAGAGGAGTTCCGGAAGGTGAATGTCCTGATGAAGGTGCCTGCACTGAGGGATGGTTCTTTCACCTTAGCAGAGAG CATTGCAATCCTCCTGTACCTGGTCCAGAAATTCAAGACTCCTGATCACTGGTACCCATCTGACCTGCAAAAAAGGGCTAGGGTTGATGAGTACCTGTCCTGGCAGCATGTCAACATCCGTGCGAAGGGGAGCAAGTTGTTCTTAACCAAG gtgctgctgcctctcatCACAGGCCAGCCACTTCCTCCAGAGAAACTGGAGTTTGTTACTGAGGAGCTGAACGTTGCCCTGAAGCAGTTTGAGGAAAAGTTCTTGCAGGACAAGCCCTTCATCGCAGGCAGCGAGGTCTCCCTGGCAGACCTCGTAGCGCTGGTGGAGCTCATGCAG cccgtgTGTGCCGGTTACGACCTGTTTGAGGAGAGGCCGAAGCTAAAGGAGTGGCGCAGGCGGGTGGAAGAAGCTGTGGGGAAGCAGCTCTTCCAGGAAGCCCACGAGGAGATCATGAACGTTAAGAACTTGACTGCTGATCACTTTGCACCTGAGTTGATGGAGAATTTCAAGCAGCAGCTCCTAAAGCAGAATTAG